From Cecembia calidifontis, one genomic window encodes:
- a CDS encoding efflux RND transporter permease subunit, with translation MLNSIIKFFLENKLVTVLVLLLIVAWGIVTAPFNWEVGFLPRDPVPVDAIPDIGENQQIVFTEWMGRSPQDVEDQITYPLTTALLGLPGVKSVRSSSAFGFSSIYIIFNEDIEFYWSRSRVLEKLNSLPAGLLPPDVQPKLGPDATALGQVYWYTLEGRDKDGNPTGGWDLHELRTIQDYYIRYALTAVEGVAEVASVGGYVKEYQVDVDPAALKAHGVSLMDVMQAVRNSNIDVGANTIEVNRVDYFVRGLGYVEELADLDKAVVKVTDNVPIRVKDVAKVNIGPQPRNMSGILDKSGAEAVGGVVIARYGDNPLKIINAVKEEINTIADGLPSKTLEDGTVSKVTIVPFYDRTGLIYETLGTLYEAISLQILITIIVIIVMVYNLRASILISALLPLAVLMCFIFMKYFGVDANIVALSGIAIAIGTMVDLGIILNENILRHLEIAPEGQSKLKTVYEATTEVATAIITAVSTTIVSFLPVFTLQAAEGKLFGPLAYTKTFALVSAVIFTLVIMPAFSHWIFSMKKAKGKTGLYLNYLLLIAGPVIAFTVWSWAGWVLFGFGVINLLLHYFPDRLGRYQDLMRVGITVVAVAWLLATEWVPLGVSNSLLVNFLFIAVILGLVLGTFALFLRLYPKILMWCLDHKGLFLITPVIIILIGANVWLGFDRVFGIIPKATEKLGWNLRETSGWTAASEVFPGLGEEFMPSLNEGSFLLMPTSMPHSGIEVNREVLQKLDMMVTAIPEVEMVVGKAGRAETAIDPAPISMFENTINYKSEYVSDINGNKLRFKVNDNGHFELKDGTTYDPETMSPEQIDVKQLIEDRSGEYFRQWRNHIKTPDDIWDEIVSVVNIPGVTSSPKLQPIETRLVMLQTGMRAPMGIKVYGPDLKTIEEFGLQLEKYLKEVPSVKKEAVFADRIVGKPYLEIDIDRDQITRYGLNIRDVQDYIETAIGGMKLSTTVEGRERFPIRVRYAREFRDDPSAIESMQVPTPLGNYIPLGQLADITYRPGPEMIRGENSFLVGYVLLDRLPEFAEVTVVEDAQRHLREKIDSGELIVPAGVRYEFSGSYENQVRAEKRLAIVVPLCLMTIFLILYFQFRAVSTTLFVFSGITMAFAGGFIMIWLYGQDWFMNFSVFDTNMRELFQMKVYNLSVAVWVGFIALFGIATDDGVVVATYLKQSFEKREPESVKEVRKAVLEAGQKRVLPAMMTTATTLLALLPVLTSSGRGSDIMIPMAIPSFGGMIIEIITVLLVPVLYCWWAERKLRRNPEVFTES, from the coding sequence ATGCTCAATTCCATCATCAAATTCTTTCTCGAGAATAAGCTCGTTACTGTTCTCGTATTGCTACTCATTGTAGCCTGGGGCATTGTTACAGCCCCGTTCAACTGGGAGGTGGGCTTCCTCCCTCGTGATCCCGTACCCGTGGATGCTATCCCGGATATTGGGGAAAACCAGCAAATCGTTTTCACCGAATGGATGGGGCGGTCTCCGCAGGATGTGGAAGACCAGATCACCTATCCGCTCACCACGGCTTTGCTGGGCCTTCCCGGTGTAAAAAGTGTGCGGAGTAGTTCTGCCTTCGGCTTTTCCAGCATCTATATTATTTTTAATGAAGACATTGAGTTCTACTGGAGCCGGTCACGGGTGCTGGAAAAACTCAACTCTTTACCGGCAGGTTTGCTTCCACCGGATGTGCAGCCAAAACTTGGCCCTGATGCTACCGCCCTGGGGCAGGTGTATTGGTACACGCTGGAAGGCCGGGATAAAGACGGAAACCCTACCGGAGGTTGGGATCTCCACGAACTGCGCACCATCCAGGACTATTACATACGCTACGCCCTCACTGCAGTGGAAGGGGTGGCAGAGGTGGCTTCTGTAGGTGGATATGTAAAAGAATACCAGGTGGATGTTGACCCTGCCGCACTGAAAGCGCATGGGGTTAGCCTCATGGATGTGATGCAGGCCGTAAGAAACAGCAATATCGATGTGGGAGCCAACACCATTGAAGTAAACCGGGTGGATTATTTCGTAAGAGGCCTGGGTTATGTAGAAGAGCTGGCTGATCTGGACAAGGCTGTAGTAAAAGTAACGGACAATGTCCCGATCCGGGTAAAAGATGTTGCCAAGGTAAACATTGGCCCCCAACCAAGAAACATGAGCGGCATCCTGGACAAATCAGGAGCCGAAGCAGTGGGCGGTGTGGTCATTGCCCGCTACGGTGATAATCCGCTGAAAATCATCAATGCAGTAAAAGAAGAAATCAACACCATAGCCGATGGCCTTCCGTCCAAAACACTGGAAGACGGCACAGTATCCAAAGTGACCATCGTCCCCTTCTATGACCGCACCGGCCTGATCTATGAGACCCTCGGCACATTGTATGAAGCCATCAGCCTGCAGATCCTGATTACTATCATAGTCATCATCGTGATGGTGTACAACCTGCGGGCTTCCATTCTGATATCCGCCCTGCTGCCCTTGGCTGTGCTCATGTGCTTTATCTTTATGAAGTACTTCGGAGTGGATGCCAACATCGTAGCGCTTTCGGGTATCGCTATTGCCATCGGCACCATGGTCGATCTGGGGATTATCCTGAATGAAAACATTCTCCGGCACCTGGAAATTGCCCCCGAAGGCCAGTCAAAATTAAAAACCGTTTATGAAGCCACTACCGAAGTAGCTACAGCCATTATCACGGCTGTTAGTACTACCATCGTCAGTTTCCTGCCGGTATTTACACTACAAGCTGCCGAAGGCAAACTTTTCGGGCCATTGGCCTACACCAAAACTTTTGCCCTGGTGTCTGCCGTGATTTTTACCCTTGTCATCATGCCGGCTTTTTCGCATTGGATATTTTCCATGAAAAAGGCAAAAGGCAAAACGGGACTGTACCTGAACTATCTTTTGCTAATTGCCGGGCCCGTAATTGCCTTTACCGTATGGTCATGGGCAGGCTGGGTGCTTTTTGGCTTTGGCGTCATCAATTTGCTACTGCATTACTTTCCTGACAGGCTGGGTCGCTACCAAGACCTGATGCGGGTAGGCATCACTGTAGTTGCGGTTGCCTGGCTACTGGCCACCGAATGGGTACCGCTGGGTGTGTCCAACAGCTTGCTGGTCAACTTCCTGTTCATTGCAGTCATATTGGGTTTAGTACTGGGGACATTTGCCTTGTTTTTACGCCTCTATCCTAAAATACTCATGTGGTGTCTGGATCATAAAGGGCTTTTCCTTATAACCCCTGTAATTATTATTTTAATTGGTGCCAATGTGTGGCTGGGCTTTGATCGGGTATTTGGCATTATACCCAAGGCTACCGAAAAGCTGGGATGGAACCTGAGGGAAACTTCCGGATGGACGGCAGCATCAGAGGTTTTCCCCGGTTTGGGGGAAGAATTCATGCCTTCGCTCAATGAAGGTTCATTCTTGTTGATGCCTACATCCATGCCACACTCCGGCATTGAAGTGAACCGGGAAGTATTACAAAAACTGGACATGATGGTCACCGCCATTCCTGAGGTGGAAATGGTGGTGGGTAAGGCAGGCAGGGCAGAAACGGCTATCGATCCTGCACCCATTTCGATGTTCGAAAACACCATTAACTACAAAAGCGAATACGTATCCGATATCAATGGAAACAAGCTGCGGTTTAAAGTAAATGATAATGGTCACTTTGAACTGAAAGATGGAACCACCTATGACCCAGAGACCATGTCCCCTGAACAAATTGACGTCAAGCAACTCATTGAAGACCGCAGTGGCGAGTATTTCCGCCAATGGAGGAACCATATTAAAACGCCTGATGATATCTGGGATGAAATTGTTTCTGTGGTCAATATTCCGGGTGTCACATCCTCTCCCAAACTTCAACCGATCGAAACCCGGCTGGTAATGCTCCAAACGGGTATGCGGGCGCCCATGGGGATCAAGGTTTATGGGCCCGACCTGAAAACCATCGAAGAATTCGGCTTACAGTTGGAAAAATACCTCAAAGAAGTTCCTTCAGTAAAGAAAGAGGCCGTTTTTGCTGACCGCATTGTAGGAAAACCCTATCTCGAAATTGACATTGACCGGGATCAGATTACCCGCTACGGGCTCAACATCCGGGATGTACAGGACTACATAGAAACGGCCATTGGTGGTATGAAACTTAGTACTACTGTAGAGGGCAGGGAGCGATTCCCCATACGGGTGCGCTATGCCCGTGAGTTCAGGGATGACCCTTCGGCTATAGAATCCATGCAAGTGCCTACGCCACTGGGCAATTATATCCCACTTGGGCAGCTTGCAGACATCACCTACCGGCCTGGGCCCGAAATGATCAGGGGGGAAAACAGTTTTTTGGTGGGGTATGTGCTCTTGGACAGGCTCCCGGAATTTGCGGAGGTAACGGTAGTGGAAGATGCGCAACGCCACCTTCGGGAAAAAATTGACTCGGGTGAACTCATCGTACCGGCAGGCGTTCGCTACGAATTCTCAGGAAGCTACGAAAACCAGGTAAGGGCCGAAAAGCGATTGGCCATAGTTGTTCCGCTTTGCTTGATGACCATCTTCCTGATACTGTACTTCCAGTTCAGGGCCGTTTCCACCACCTTGTTTGTGTTCTCAGGCATTACCATGGCTTTTGCGGGTGGCTTTATTATGATCTGGCTTTACGGTCAGGACTGGTTCATGAATTTTTCGGTCTTCGACACCAACATGCGGGAGCTTTTCCAAATGAAGGTGTATAACCTGAGTGTGGCCGTTTGGGTCGGGTTTATTGCCTTGTTCGGGATTGCCACAGATGATGGCGTTGTAGTGGCCACCTATTTGAAGCAAAGCTTCGAAAAACGGGAACCGGAAAGCGTGAAAGAGGTGCGTAAAGCAGTTTTGGAGGCCGGACAAAAGCGGGTATTGCCAGCCATGATGACCACAGCCACCACCTTGTTAGCACTTTTGCCGGTGCTTACTTCATCAGGCCGGGGTTCGGATATCATGATCCCAATGGCCATTCCCTCATTCGGGGGTATGATCATCGAGATCATTACAGTACTGCTGGTGCCAGTCCTATACTGCTGGTGGGCAGAGCGCAAGTTAAGACGCAATCCCGAAGTATTTACTGAATCATAA
- a CDS encoding TolC family protein, translating to MKKIAIIFLLFLGVQSTSFSQSLDEYLKVAAENNPELKAYFNEYLASLEKVPQVGALPDPELTMGFFFQPMERFMGNQQADIQLMQMFPWFGMLKTQKDEASKMALAQYEVFQDAKYRLFYQVKNTWYQLYRLEEEIRITEENLEILKQYERLALIRFQSADIGTGSGPSNMQQATSMNSGSSTSSASSMGGMSGGMTSGTSGKSSSKGGSSMGTSSSMNGGGSGMSDVLRVRIQIKELENTLALLEDSRLPIKAEFNQLLNRDINEVVSIADSLSGSVVSWERQALLDSITQNNPMLKMLDAEAEAYEAQKKMAKLEGRPMLGAGVNYMPFSPRTENGMPMGGNDMVMPMLRLTIPIYRKKYNALQKEAELKQLAVQQRRENTVNQLTTRWSTALRDLDDATRRTKLYREQTDLARQTLNLLMTSYATDGRDFEEVLRVQQQLLDYQLKLITSIVDQHVTIAMLENLAATELN from the coding sequence ATGAAAAAAATAGCAATCATATTCCTGTTGTTTTTAGGAGTTCAGTCCACAAGCTTTTCACAAAGCCTGGATGAATACCTGAAAGTAGCAGCAGAAAACAACCCGGAGTTAAAAGCCTACTTCAATGAATATCTGGCCTCTTTGGAAAAAGTACCTCAGGTGGGAGCACTTCCTGATCCTGAACTGACCATGGGTTTCTTCTTTCAACCAATGGAGCGGTTCATGGGCAACCAGCAAGCCGACATCCAGTTGATGCAGATGTTTCCCTGGTTCGGCATGCTGAAAACCCAAAAGGATGAAGCAAGCAAAATGGCACTGGCGCAGTACGAAGTGTTTCAGGATGCCAAATACCGCTTGTTTTATCAGGTAAAAAACACCTGGTATCAACTGTATCGGCTAGAAGAGGAAATCCGCATTACGGAGGAAAACCTTGAGATTCTTAAACAGTATGAGCGGCTGGCGCTCATTCGTTTTCAGAGTGCAGATATAGGAACCGGTTCCGGCCCTAGCAATATGCAGCAAGCTACAAGCATGAACAGCGGTTCCTCCACCTCATCAGCATCGTCAATGGGTGGAATGAGCGGTGGAATGACCAGTGGCACTTCCGGTAAAAGCAGTTCAAAAGGTGGTTCTTCAATGGGTACTTCCTCATCAATGAACGGGGGCGGGTCAGGCATGAGTGATGTGCTCAGGGTAAGGATTCAGATCAAGGAACTGGAAAACACACTTGCCTTGCTTGAAGACTCCCGACTGCCCATTAAAGCCGAATTCAATCAGTTGCTTAACCGGGATATCAATGAAGTGGTAAGCATAGCCGATTCATTGAGCGGATCAGTAGTCTCTTGGGAGCGCCAGGCTTTGCTGGACAGCATTACGCAGAACAATCCCATGCTGAAAATGCTGGATGCTGAAGCAGAGGCCTACGAGGCACAGAAGAAAATGGCAAAACTGGAAGGCAGGCCTATGTTGGGGGCAGGCGTCAACTATATGCCCTTTAGTCCAAGGACAGAAAATGGAATGCCGATGGGCGGCAATGACATGGTGATGCCCATGTTGAGGCTGACTATACCCATCTATCGGAAAAAGTACAATGCTTTACAGAAAGAGGCGGAATTGAAACAATTGGCCGTTCAGCAGCGCAGGGAAAACACCGTCAATCAGTTGACCACCCGATGGTCAACCGCCTTGCGGGATTTGGACGATGCAACCAGAAGGACAAAGCTGTACCGGGAGCAAACCGACCTGGCCAGGCAAACTCTGAACCTGCTGATGACCAGCTACGCTACTGACGGACGGGATTTCGAGGAAGTGCTGCGGGTACAACAGCAATTGCTCGATTATCAACTCAAGCTGATCACTTCAATAGTAGATCAGCACGTCACCATTGCCATGCTGGAAAACCTGGCAGCAACAGAACTGAATTAA
- a CDS encoding efflux RND transporter periplasmic adaptor subunit, which translates to MKEIFKNKKLLLIVLVALTLGGVLGWMVKPSSGHQETEAAVHNHDEGNEVWTCSMHPQIRQSEPGQCPICGMDLIPAATRRSSASSNPLVHEMTPEAVAMANIHTSRVTGVSPEGELFLTGKVKADERQLASVTAKFPGRIEQLFVNFTGQVVRTGERLATIYSPELVTAQKELLEAASTKETYPELYTAAREKLRLWKLNENQIDEIEKTGKVRDQFDVLADKGGIVTQRNIAVGDYVGTGSVLFDVVDLSRVWIMIDAYESDLPFVKIGDEVSFTAAGIPGQTFTAKVTYIDPVINPNTRAASVRAEANNRSGELRPEMFVNAQVKTTLRQGQSSLAIPRTALLWSGKRSIVYVKVPDTEFPTYEMREITIGPRMGEMWLVEAGLEAGEEIVTNGVFSIDAAAQLSGNYSMLMRPKTKTMEVPQSFRQQITALADAYFKIKDGLVADDTKATKSALSQLDLALGKVSMDGLKGKTHDHWMALKQQLAEAAKMMQGEETLVGLRQHFSMLSENMLEVTESFGLEKDKVFKDFCPMAFDNQGAFWLSETEEILNPYFGEAMLSCGEVKKTYLKGQKVFEEGEPAKQVAGGHNH; encoded by the coding sequence ATGAAAGAAATATTTAAAAATAAAAAACTCCTACTGATCGTGCTCGTAGCGCTGACATTGGGAGGCGTACTCGGCTGGATGGTAAAACCATCTTCAGGTCATCAGGAGACGGAAGCAGCCGTGCATAACCATGATGAAGGTAATGAGGTTTGGACCTGTTCCATGCACCCTCAGATCAGGCAATCCGAACCCGGTCAGTGCCCGATCTGCGGAATGGATTTAATACCTGCTGCTACCAGACGGTCATCAGCCAGTTCGAATCCATTGGTTCATGAAATGACACCCGAGGCGGTGGCCATGGCCAATATCCATACCTCCAGGGTTACAGGAGTGTCACCTGAAGGTGAGCTTTTCCTTACCGGTAAAGTGAAGGCCGATGAACGCCAGTTGGCTTCCGTTACGGCCAAATTTCCCGGGCGAATAGAGCAGCTCTTTGTAAACTTTACCGGGCAGGTGGTACGAACCGGGGAGCGATTGGCCACCATTTATTCGCCTGAGTTGGTTACAGCCCAAAAGGAATTATTGGAAGCTGCCTCTACTAAAGAGACCTACCCAGAACTTTACACTGCCGCACGTGAGAAGCTCAGGCTTTGGAAACTCAACGAAAACCAAATCGATGAAATAGAAAAAACAGGAAAAGTAAGGGATCAATTTGATGTTCTCGCAGACAAAGGAGGTATAGTGACCCAGCGAAACATTGCCGTGGGCGACTATGTGGGTACCGGATCAGTATTGTTTGATGTGGTCGATCTGAGCCGAGTCTGGATCATGATCGATGCGTACGAATCCGATCTGCCATTTGTAAAAATTGGTGATGAAGTAAGCTTTACGGCTGCCGGGATCCCCGGACAAACATTCACAGCAAAGGTCACTTACATAGACCCGGTGATTAATCCAAATACACGGGCGGCTTCTGTTCGTGCAGAAGCTAATAACAGAAGTGGGGAACTACGGCCTGAGATGTTTGTCAATGCACAGGTTAAAACCACACTTCGACAAGGACAATCATCCCTGGCCATACCCCGTACCGCTTTGCTCTGGTCGGGCAAACGCTCCATTGTATATGTCAAGGTACCCGACACAGAATTCCCTACCTACGAAATGCGTGAAATCACCATTGGCCCACGTATGGGCGAAATGTGGCTGGTGGAAGCCGGACTGGAAGCGGGTGAAGAGATAGTGACCAATGGAGTATTTTCCATTGATGCTGCCGCACAGCTTTCAGGGAACTACAGCATGCTCATGCGACCAAAAACCAAAACTATGGAAGTTCCCCAGTCTTTCCGTCAACAAATCACAGCCTTGGCTGATGCATACTTCAAAATCAAAGATGGCTTGGTGGCGGATGATACAAAGGCTACAAAATCCGCCCTGAGCCAATTGGACTTAGCCTTGGGCAAGGTAAGTATGGACGGGCTGAAGGGCAAGACCCATGATCATTGGATGGCGCTGAAGCAGCAGCTGGCTGAGGCAGCCAAAATGATGCAGGGTGAAGAAACCCTTGTCGGCCTAAGGCAGCATTTCTCAATGCTCTCTGAAAACATGCTGGAAGTCACCGAATCCTTCGGACTGGAAAAAGACAAAGTGTTCAAAGATTTCTGCCCGATGGCTTTTGACAACCAAGGCGCATTTTGGCTCAGTGAAACGGAAGAGATTCTCAACCCCTATTTCGGTGAGGCCATGCTCTCCTGTGGTGAGGTAAAAAAGACTTATCTCAAAGGCCAAAAAGTCTTTGAGGAAGGAGAGCCAGCCAAGCAAGTAGCTGGTGGGCATAATCACTAA
- a CDS encoding DUF3347 domain-containing protein — protein MKKTMIMLCLALVSWGATAQHDHAAHGAQTSSQKMEPMFKDKALGSSYTHYITLKNALVASDFQKAKSASESLVKALHNVKGSDKVHAEAAKVAQAGSLENQRKAFTALSNEMATLVKGADISMGELYLEYCPMANGNTGGYWLSNEKEIRNPYFGDKMLKCGSVKETIN, from the coding sequence ATGAAAAAAACAATGATCATGCTATGCCTGGCTTTAGTAAGCTGGGGAGCAACCGCACAACATGACCATGCAGCGCATGGAGCACAAACGAGCAGTCAAAAGATGGAACCAATGTTCAAAGACAAGGCACTGGGTTCTTCCTACACACACTACATCACTTTGAAGAATGCTTTGGTGGCGTCTGATTTTCAGAAAGCAAAATCTGCTTCTGAATCTTTGGTGAAAGCCCTTCACAATGTAAAGGGCAGTGATAAAGTCCATGCAGAGGCGGCCAAAGTGGCGCAGGCAGGTTCACTGGAAAACCAGCGAAAGGCTTTTACCGCCTTAAGCAATGAGATGGCCACTTTGGTGAAGGGCGCTGATATCAGCATGGGAGAACTCTACCTGGAATACTGCCCAATGGCCAATGGCAACACAGGAGGCTATTGGCTCTCCAACGAAAAGGAGATCCGCAACCCTTACTTCGGTGACAAGATGCTGAAGTGCGGAAGCGTAAAAGAGACAATTAACTGA
- a CDS encoding 5-fold beta-flower protein: MKKNIIFTIAFLGGMLLAAHGLLAQPSSKTEQRLIHINGKGEVSDDRGTKLGYISKEDIVFNNQNQKLGFIKNGKVYDAEGNPLGKAKKDGRYYNNDGVFILSTKTMGDKCEILDPEGHKKGTVHKNYKLHACAAHCFFLEQEMKKEEDK, from the coding sequence ATGAAAAAGAACATCATTTTCACCATCGCATTCCTTGGAGGAATGCTGCTGGCAGCACATGGGCTCTTGGCTCAGCCAAGCAGCAAAACAGAGCAACGCCTCATCCACATCAATGGAAAAGGCGAGGTATCGGATGACCGGGGCACCAAACTCGGATACATCAGTAAAGAAGACATAGTCTTTAACAATCAGAATCAAAAACTGGGCTTTATCAAAAACGGCAAAGTGTATGATGCCGAAGGTAATCCCCTTGGCAAAGCCAAAAAAGATGGTCGCTATTACAACAACGATGGAGTATTCATTCTGAGCACCAAAACGATGGGTGATAAATGTGAAATCCTGGATCCAGAAGGTCACAAAAAAGGCACGGTACACAAAAACTATAAACTACATGCGTGTGCTGCTCACTGTTTCTTCTTGGAACAGGAAATGAAAAAAGAGGAAGATAAGTAA
- a CDS encoding class I SAM-dependent methyltransferase produces the protein MKNQEHKVEKEFIPALGYNFLTGLYDTTIRLTMPEKKFRNQLIQKLDPQADETILEFGFGSGANLAIASSRSPNTSFFGLDIDPKVREIAFSKLKNKDILVELQLYNGGIFPYNDAVFDKAYSCLVFHQLDDETKAHCLREIHWVLKPGGKLIIGDWGKAKNRWMRTVFYTVQLLDGFKTTTANVKGLLPDYIREAGFSDVEETGFINTRIGSFCYYEGIKMEK, from the coding sequence ATGAAAAATCAGGAACATAAAGTTGAGAAGGAATTCATTCCTGCTTTAGGCTATAATTTCCTTACCGGCCTCTATGACACCACCATAAGGCTGACCATGCCTGAAAAGAAATTCAGGAACCAGCTGATACAGAAGCTGGATCCTCAAGCGGATGAAACGATACTCGAATTTGGTTTTGGTTCAGGAGCCAATCTGGCGATTGCCTCTTCACGGTCTCCCAACACTTCATTTTTCGGATTAGACATTGACCCGAAGGTAAGGGAGATAGCCTTTTCAAAGCTCAAAAACAAAGACATTCTGGTTGAACTTCAACTTTACAACGGGGGCATTTTTCCGTACAATGATGCTGTTTTTGACAAGGCATATAGTTGTCTGGTATTTCACCAATTGGACGATGAAACAAAAGCACATTGTTTAAGGGAAATCCACTGGGTTCTAAAGCCTGGCGGCAAGCTCATCATTGGCGATTGGGGCAAGGCAAAAAACCGATGGATGCGCACAGTTTTTTACACCGTGCAGCTTCTGGACGGTTTCAAAACCACTACGGCCAATGTAAAGGGCTTGCTGCCGGATTACATCCGTGAGGCAGGTTTCTCGGATGTGGAGGAAACGGGTTTTATCAATACCCGAATCGGGTCATTTTGCTATTATGAGGGGATAAAGATGGAGAAATGA
- a CDS encoding PepSY domain-containing protein, whose protein sequence is MKRNRNYYIRKTHRYLGLFIGIQFIGWTISGLYFSWTDIDKIHGDQFHREHVMTHSPPDLISPAQLDSTLGISSLELRYINHQPHYWVNDSLLYNAQTGQIKKGITETEAVEIAQNHLVKNLKILKTEWITETDNHHEYRGRPLPAWAVHFDHPEKLVAYIDASNGRFERVRHNSWRWFDFLWMFHTMDYAGRDNFNNWLLRAFSVFGLFTVLSGFTLYAVSSKTFIKTTSKRKRKK, encoded by the coding sequence ATGAAACGAAACAGAAACTACTACATCCGCAAAACGCACCGGTATCTGGGGCTTTTTATAGGCATTCAGTTTATTGGGTGGACGATCAGTGGCCTCTATTTTAGTTGGACGGATATTGACAAAATCCATGGAGACCAGTTCCATCGTGAACATGTAATGACGCATTCACCCCCGGACTTAATCAGTCCGGCTCAGTTAGATTCAACGCTTGGTATTTCATCCCTTGAGCTTCGCTACATCAATCACCAACCGCATTATTGGGTCAACGATAGTCTGCTCTACAATGCCCAGACCGGGCAAATCAAAAAGGGCATAACCGAAACGGAGGCGGTCGAAATCGCACAGAACCATCTCGTAAAAAACCTGAAAATCCTGAAAACCGAATGGATTACTGAAACCGACAACCATCATGAATACCGTGGCAGGCCGCTACCAGCCTGGGCTGTCCACTTTGATCATCCCGAAAAACTGGTAGCGTATATTGATGCCTCCAATGGCCGCTTTGAGCGGGTAAGGCACAACAGTTGGCGTTGGTTCGATTTTCTCTGGATGTTTCACACCATGGATTATGCCGGGCGGGACAACTTTAACAATTGGCTGCTCAGGGCATTTTCAGTCTTTGGCCTTTTTACAGTGCTTTCAGGCTTTACACTTTACGCAGTATCCTCTAAAACTTTTATAAAAACCACTTCAAAACGTAAAAGGAAAAAATGA
- a CDS encoding DUF2911 domain-containing protein: MYYHSPAVRSRVIWGGLVPYEEVWVAGAHSATSVEFSKAIKIAGTTIPKGKYAFFTIPGQERWTLILNKNWEQHLADDYDQAEDVIRIEVTPETGMPLAERLTYTIEEKGEGSGAIRMSWEKLSVSLPFKTD; the protein is encoded by the coding sequence GTGTACTACCACTCACCTGCGGTTCGAAGTAGGGTCATTTGGGGCGGCCTGGTACCTTATGAAGAAGTTTGGGTTGCGGGTGCCCACAGTGCTACCAGCGTGGAGTTTTCCAAAGCAATCAAGATAGCAGGTACGACCATCCCCAAAGGCAAATATGCCTTCTTTACCATTCCCGGACAGGAACGCTGGACATTGATCCTGAACAAAAACTGGGAGCAGCACCTGGCTGATGATTACGATCAGGCAGAGGATGTCATCAGGATAGAAGTAACTCCTGAAACAGGAATGCCCCTTGCCGAGCGGCTTACTTATACCATTGAAGAAAAGGGAGAGGGCTCAGGCGCTATACGCATGTCATGGGAGAAGCTAAGTGTTTCCCTTCCATTTAAAACAGATTAA